In one Flavobacteriales bacterium genomic region, the following are encoded:
- a CDS encoding DUF5686 family protein: MMRALLRPLLLLLPIAMAAVAPAQSTRISGTVTDAATGETLPAVNIVFRDSRVGTTTGIDGRYAIDTYYATDSLVFSFIGYVPRKVAVRKDRTQVIDVKLEPSATALAEVEVRPTGENPALEILRRVVRHKPANNREKLSAYQYEAYNKVEFDLNNITEEFTQKKLFRPFAFIFDNIDSTDAKPYLPIFMTESLSEVYYRQKPKARKEFIRGTKVSGVENESISQFMGDMYQNVNIYENFLVIFGRNFISPIADGGKGYYDYYLTDSAYVGRHWCYRLDFKPKRPQELAFQGTMWVNDTTYAVRRIEAGIPDKANLNFVQGFLVRQEYDQVAREVWMLVRDELVVDLNVIKDTGKPNKNHVQGLYGRRTATYRDFAINQERDEAFYSGSEEVVVAIDPLSLGSDYWDTHRHVPLTKKEHAIYHMVDTMKTIPRFRTYIDIVNTVVTGYYPLGDVELGPYFTTYSFNPVEGNRFRAGLRTSSQWSRRFEMEGYLAYGTLDQEFKYGVGGRGFITKEPRLIAGLYYKQDLEQLGQSTDAFRQDNILSSAFRRTPNNKLTLVEEYKAYLDREWFMGFSSMMMLRHRRLAPRGTLEYIVPTDAEEKTARISQLITTEAVLYTRFAYKEKYVAGDFTRVSLGTRYPALELSVAKGLQGVIDGQFDYTKVTARLYHRQPLGTFGFLRYWVTAGQLYSEPLPYPLLILHAGNETFYFDELAFNTMNFFEFVSDRYASLYLDHHFDGLFLNRIPLFRRLKWREVVGAKAVVGALDRKHEQEMVLLPFTYDLSGGPFAEVSLGVENILKMLRVDMVRRLSYLDHPNTKPWAFRVRMNVTF; the protein is encoded by the coding sequence ATGATGCGAGCCCTGCTCCGACCGCTGCTCCTGCTGCTGCCGATCGCCATGGCGGCGGTGGCGCCGGCCCAGAGCACCCGCATCTCAGGCACGGTCACCGATGCCGCCACCGGCGAGACGCTGCCGGCCGTGAACATCGTGTTCCGCGACAGCCGGGTGGGCACCACCACCGGCATCGATGGCCGCTATGCCATCGATACCTACTACGCCACCGACAGCCTGGTCTTCTCCTTCATCGGCTACGTGCCGCGCAAGGTGGCGGTGCGCAAGGACCGCACGCAGGTGATCGATGTGAAGCTCGAGCCCAGTGCCACGGCCCTGGCCGAGGTGGAGGTGCGCCCCACGGGCGAGAATCCCGCCCTGGAGATCCTGCGCCGCGTGGTGCGCCACAAGCCCGCCAACAACCGCGAGAAGCTCAGCGCCTACCAGTACGAGGCTTACAACAAGGTGGAGTTCGACCTCAACAACATCACCGAGGAGTTCACCCAGAAGAAGCTCTTCAGGCCCTTCGCCTTCATCTTCGACAACATCGACAGCACCGATGCGAAGCCCTACCTGCCCATCTTCATGACCGAGAGCCTTTCGGAGGTCTACTACCGCCAGAAGCCCAAGGCGCGCAAGGAGTTCATCCGCGGCACCAAGGTGAGCGGTGTGGAGAACGAGAGCATCTCCCAGTTCATGGGCGACATGTACCAGAACGTCAACATCTACGAGAACTTCCTGGTCATCTTCGGTCGCAACTTCATCAGCCCGATCGCCGACGGGGGCAAGGGCTACTACGACTACTACCTCACGGACAGCGCCTATGTGGGCAGGCACTGGTGCTACCGGCTCGATTTCAAGCCCAAGCGGCCGCAGGAGCTCGCCTTCCAGGGCACCATGTGGGTGAACGACACCACCTATGCCGTTCGGCGGATCGAGGCGGGCATCCCTGACAAGGCCAACCTCAACTTCGTGCAGGGCTTCCTGGTGCGCCAGGAGTACGATCAGGTGGCCCGCGAGGTGTGGATGCTCGTGCGCGATGAGCTGGTGGTGGACCTCAACGTCATCAAGGACACCGGCAAGCCGAACAAGAACCATGTGCAGGGCCTGTACGGCCGCCGGACGGCCACCTACCGCGACTTCGCCATCAACCAGGAGCGCGATGAGGCCTTCTATTCCGGCAGCGAAGAGGTGGTGGTGGCCATCGATCCGCTGAGCCTGGGCTCCGACTACTGGGACACCCACCGCCACGTGCCGCTCACGAAGAAGGAGCATGCGATCTACCACATGGTGGACACGATGAAGACGATCCCGCGGTTCCGCACCTACATCGACATCGTGAATACCGTGGTCACGGGCTATTACCCGCTGGGCGATGTGGAACTGGGGCCCTACTTCACCACCTACAGCTTCAACCCGGTGGAGGGCAATCGCTTCCGCGCCGGGCTGCGCACCAGCAGCCAGTGGAGCCGGCGCTTTGAGATGGAGGGCTACCTGGCCTATGGAACGCTCGACCAGGAGTTCAAGTACGGCGTGGGCGGCCGGGGCTTCATCACCAAGGAGCCGCGGCTCATCGCAGGCCTCTACTACAAGCAGGACCTGGAGCAGCTCGGGCAGAGCACCGATGCCTTCCGCCAGGACAATATCCTCTCCAGCGCATTCCGGCGCACGCCGAACAACAAGCTCACCTTGGTGGAGGAGTACAAGGCCTACCTGGACCGCGAGTGGTTCATGGGCTTCAGCAGCATGATGATGCTGCGCCACCGGCGGTTGGCGCCCCGCGGCACCCTGGAGTACATCGTGCCCACCGATGCGGAGGAGAAGACCGCGCGGATCAGCCAGCTCATCACCACCGAGGCCGTGCTCTACACGCGCTTCGCGTACAAGGAGAAGTACGTGGCCGGCGACTTCACGCGGGTGAGCCTGGGCACGCGCTACCCGGCGCTGGAGCTCAGCGTGGCCAAGGGCCTTCAGGGCGTGATCGACGGCCAGTTCGACTACACCAAGGTCACCGCCCGGCTCTACCACCGCCAGCCCCTGGGCACCTTCGGCTTCCTGCGCTACTGGGTCACCGCCGGGCAGCTCTACAGCGAGCCTTTGCCCTACCCGCTGCTCATCCTGCATGCGGGGAACGAGACCTTCTACTTCGACGAGCTCGCGTTCAATACCATGAACTTCTTCGAGTTCGTGAGCGACCGCTATGCCAGCCTCTACCTCGACCATCATTTCGACGGCCTCTTCCTCAACCGCATCCCGCTCTTCCGCCGCCTCAAGTGGCGCGAGGTGGTGGGCGCCAAGGCCGTCGTCGGCGCGCTCGACCGCAAGCACGAGCAGGAGATGGTGCTGCTGCCCTTCACCTACGACCTCAGCGGCGGGCCCTTCGCCGAGGTCAGCCTGGGGGTGGAGAACATCCTGAAGATGCTGCGCGTGGACATGGTGCGCCGCCTGTCCTACCTCGATCACCCCAACACCAAGCCCTGGGCCTTCAGGGTGCGGATGAACGTAACCTTCTGA
- a CDS encoding M20 family metallopeptidase, producing MPRIQEAIAALQPHMVEWRRHLHRHPELSFQEHGTAAFVAEVLKREGIEVRAGVAKLTSDARGTGLIAVVRGTKGISERCIALRADMDALPIQEVGKPDYCSANAGVMHACGHDAHTAMLLGAGIALHRARAEWSGSVMLVFQPGEEKEPGGASLLVKEGVLTDPKPAGIIGQHVTPELSVGTLGFRSGPFMAAADELYLTVKGRGGHASVRDRLVDPIMIAARMLPRLYDEARAAVPADEPMVLSFGKVIANGATNIVPDTVTIDGTLRTFNEELRACLHELLPRIATEVARGMNGECEFRLVKGSPVVKNDSELTARLRRVAVDLVGAENVVDMDIRMGAEDFAYYTHVMPGCFFRLGTGNPAKPGTQSGLHTAVFDVDEDALRIGAAMMAAGALSELVA from the coding sequence ATGCCCCGCATCCAGGAAGCCATCGCCGCCCTTCAGCCGCACATGGTGGAATGGCGCCGTCACCTGCACCGGCATCCGGAACTCTCGTTCCAGGAGCATGGCACGGCGGCTTTCGTGGCCGAGGTGCTGAAGCGCGAGGGCATCGAGGTGCGAGCGGGCGTGGCGAAGCTGACTTCGGATGCGAGGGGCACCGGATTGATTGCCGTGGTGCGTGGAACGAAGGGCATCAGCGAGCGATGCATCGCGCTCCGCGCCGACATGGACGCGCTGCCCATCCAGGAGGTGGGCAAGCCGGACTACTGCTCGGCGAATGCGGGCGTGATGCACGCCTGCGGCCATGATGCGCACACCGCCATGTTGCTGGGCGCGGGCATCGCGTTGCACCGCGCGCGAGCCGAGTGGAGCGGGAGCGTGATGCTGGTGTTCCAGCCTGGAGAGGAGAAGGAGCCCGGCGGTGCCTCGCTGCTGGTGAAGGAAGGCGTGCTCACCGATCCGAAGCCGGCCGGCATCATCGGTCAGCACGTGACGCCGGAGCTCTCCGTAGGCACCCTCGGATTCCGCAGCGGGCCCTTCATGGCGGCGGCCGATGAGCTGTACCTCACCGTGAAGGGTAGGGGCGGACATGCCTCGGTGCGCGACCGGCTCGTGGATCCGATCATGATCGCGGCGCGCATGCTGCCACGCCTCTATGACGAAGCCCGGGCTGCCGTTCCAGCCGACGAGCCCATGGTGCTCAGCTTCGGCAAGGTGATTGCGAACGGCGCCACCAACATCGTCCCGGATACGGTGACGATCGACGGCACCCTGCGGACCTTCAACGAGGAGCTCCGTGCGTGCTTGCATGAGCTGCTGCCGCGCATCGCCACCGAGGTGGCGCGGGGCATGAACGGCGAATGCGAGTTCCGGCTGGTGAAGGGCTCACCCGTGGTGAAGAACGATTCCGAGCTGACCGCACGCTTGCGGCGTGTGGCCGTTGACCTGGTGGGTGCGGAGAATGTCGTTGACATGGACATCCGCATGGGCGCGGAGGACTTCGCCTACTACACGCACGTGATGCCGGGTTGCTTCTTCAGGTTGGGCACAGGCAATCCTGCGAAGCCCGGGACCCAGAGCGGACTTCATACGGCGGTCTTCGATGTGGACGAGGATGCACTGCGGATCGGCGCAGCGATGATGGCAGCGGGGGCACTGAGCGAGCTGGTTGCCTGA
- a CDS encoding sulfite exporter TauE/SafE family protein, giving the protein MDTQTIALLVAVGLLAGILSGFVGVGGGIIMVPALVWLLGYNQHQAQGTSLAVLMLPVVFLAVRNYWKEGHIDWRVVGVIAAAFVAGGYLGSKGALALPADTVKRVFGVVLLFVAIKLILGK; this is encoded by the coding sequence ATGGATACGCAGACCATCGCGCTGCTCGTCGCCGTAGGGCTGCTCGCGGGCATCCTCAGCGGCTTCGTAGGCGTGGGCGGCGGCATCATCATGGTGCCGGCCCTCGTCTGGCTGCTCGGCTACAACCAGCATCAGGCGCAGGGCACCAGCCTGGCCGTGCTCATGCTGCCCGTGGTCTTCCTGGCCGTGCGCAACTATTGGAAAGAGGGCCATATCGACTGGCGGGTGGTGGGTGTTATCGCCGCGGCCTTCGTGGCTGGAGGCTATCTAGGCAGCAAGGGCGCGCTGGCCCTCCCCGCCGACACGGTGAAGCGCGTCTTCGGCGTGGTGCTGCTCTTCGTGGCCATCAAGCTCATCCTCGGCAAGTGA
- the lptB gene encoding LPS export ABC transporter ATP-binding protein — MMLRTENIVKRYKGRTVVGGVSVEVGQGEIVGLLGPNGAGKTTTFYTIVGLIKPNDGRVLLDDTDITALPMYKRAKLGIGYLPQEASVFRKLSVEDNIRAILEMTGRSKAEQAAKLETLLDEFSLQHVRRNMGDVLSGGERRRTEIARALANEPRFILLDEPFAGVDPIAVEDIQSIVAQLKQRNIGVLITDHNVQETLSITDRAYLLIEGSIFRQGTAEELAGDEQVRLRYLGKSFELKRKR; from the coding sequence CTGATGCTGCGCACGGAGAACATCGTGAAGCGCTACAAGGGCCGCACCGTGGTGGGCGGCGTGAGCGTGGAGGTCGGCCAGGGCGAGATCGTGGGCCTGCTGGGGCCCAATGGAGCGGGCAAGACCACCACCTTCTACACCATCGTTGGCCTCATCAAGCCCAATGACGGCAGGGTGCTGCTCGACGATACGGACATCACCGCGCTGCCGATGTACAAGCGCGCCAAGCTGGGCATCGGCTATCTGCCCCAGGAGGCCAGCGTATTCCGCAAGCTGAGCGTGGAGGACAACATCCGCGCGATCCTGGAGATGACCGGCCGGAGCAAGGCCGAGCAGGCCGCCAAGCTGGAGACGCTCCTGGATGAATTCAGCCTGCAGCACGTGCGCAGGAACATGGGCGACGTGCTCAGCGGCGGCGAGCGCCGGCGCACCGAGATCGCGCGCGCACTGGCCAACGAGCCACGCTTCATCCTCCTCGATGAGCCCTTCGCGGGCGTGGACCCCATCGCAGTGGAGGACATCCAGAGCATCGTGGCGCAGCTCAAGCAGCGCAACATCGGCGTGCTCATCACCGACCACAACGTGCAGGAGACCCTGAGCATCACGGACCGTGCCTACCTGCTCATCGAGGGCAGCATCTTCAGGCAGGGCACCGCTGAGGAGCTGGCCGGCGATGAGCAGGTGCGCCTGCGCTACCTAGGCAAGAGCTTCGAGCTCAAGCGCAAGCGCTGA
- the recQ gene encoding DNA helicase RecQ, which translates to MINVDLTPKEALEQFFGFKKFKGEQEAIIQSVLDGRNTFVIMPTGGGKSLCYQLPALMMDGTAIVVSPLIALMKNQVDALRGFSEEEGVAHFLNSSLTRNETLRVRKDISEGRTKILYVAPESLTKKENTEFLRDIKISFFAIDEAHCISEWGHDFRPEYRRLRTIFNDIKGVPIIALTATATEKVQEDILKNLDIPDARVFKASFNRPNLNYEIRPKKDVQREIIRFIKQHAGKSGIVYCLSRKKVEEMAEMLNVNGIKALPYHAGMDASQRASHQDQFLMEKVDVIVATIAFGMGIDKPDVRFVIHHDIPKSLESYYQETGRAGRDGGEGKCVAFYSYKDIEKLEKFLQGKPVAEQEIGRQLLADTVSFAETSMCRRRFLLHYFGEHYPQQNCKSCDNCLSPREQFEGKDDLALVLRAVKESKERHRAKFICDLLTGTETSEIKNYKGDKLKVYGEGDEKDNHHWMAIVRQAVVGGYLHKDIETYGNLSLTEAGKKFLAKPVSIRFVKERDYSDYEGGAEDEPIVRPGAAADEKLMTMLKDLRRTQAQKLKLQPWVLFQDPSLEEMTMRYPVSIEELTQITGVGPGKAQKFGKPFVDLIAKYVEENEIERAEEVTVRNVVNKSGNKVHIIQNIDKRVPLDAIARSKNLSITDFLTELESIVMSGTKLDINYHLNDVLEADAQEEIMDYFRNAETDDIETAFQEFDGDFSEQELRMMRLKFMSEVAN; encoded by the coding sequence ATGATCAATGTTGACCTGACGCCCAAGGAGGCGCTCGAGCAGTTCTTCGGCTTCAAGAAGTTCAAGGGGGAACAGGAGGCCATCATCCAGAGCGTCCTCGACGGGCGCAACACCTTCGTCATCATGCCCACGGGTGGCGGCAAGAGCCTGTGCTACCAGCTGCCCGCGCTCATGATGGATGGCACCGCCATCGTGGTGAGCCCGCTCATCGCGCTCATGAAGAACCAGGTGGACGCGCTGCGCGGCTTCAGCGAGGAGGAGGGCGTCGCCCATTTCCTCAACAGCTCCCTCACCCGCAACGAGACGCTCCGTGTGCGCAAGGACATCTCGGAAGGGCGCACGAAGATCCTCTACGTGGCGCCCGAGAGCCTCACCAAGAAGGAGAACACCGAGTTCCTGCGGGACATCAAGATCAGCTTCTTCGCCATCGACGAGGCTCACTGCATCAGCGAGTGGGGCCACGACTTCCGCCCCGAGTACCGCCGCCTGCGCACGATCTTCAACGACATCAAGGGCGTGCCGATCATCGCCCTCACCGCCACCGCCACCGAGAAGGTGCAGGAGGACATCCTCAAGAACCTCGACATCCCCGATGCGCGGGTCTTCAAGGCCTCCTTCAACCGGCCCAACCTCAACTACGAGATCCGGCCCAAGAAGGATGTACAGCGCGAGATCATCCGATTCATCAAGCAGCACGCCGGCAAGAGCGGCATCGTCTACTGCCTCAGCCGCAAGAAGGTGGAGGAGATGGCCGAAATGCTCAACGTGAACGGAATCAAGGCCCTGCCCTATCACGCCGGCATGGATGCCAGCCAGCGCGCCAGCCACCAGGACCAGTTCCTGATGGAGAAGGTGGACGTGATCGTGGCCACCATCGCCTTCGGCATGGGCATCGACAAGCCGGATGTCCGCTTCGTCATCCACCACGACATCCCCAAGAGCCTGGAGAGCTACTACCAGGAGACCGGCCGGGCGGGGCGAGATGGCGGCGAAGGCAAGTGCGTGGCCTTCTACAGCTACAAGGACATCGAGAAGCTGGAGAAGTTCCTCCAGGGGAAGCCCGTTGCCGAGCAGGAGATCGGCCGGCAGCTCCTGGCCGATACCGTCAGCTTCGCCGAGACCAGCATGTGCCGGCGCCGCTTCCTGCTCCACTATTTCGGCGAGCACTATCCGCAGCAGAACTGCAAGAGCTGCGACAACTGCCTATCCCCGCGCGAGCAGTTCGAAGGGAAGGACGACCTGGCCTTGGTGCTGCGTGCCGTGAAGGAGAGCAAGGAGCGCCACCGCGCCAAGTTCATCTGCGACCTGCTCACCGGTACCGAGACCAGCGAGATCAAGAACTACAAGGGCGACAAGCTCAAGGTCTACGGCGAAGGGGACGAAAAGGACAACCACCACTGGATGGCCATCGTGCGGCAGGCCGTGGTGGGAGGCTATCTGCACAAGGACATCGAGACCTACGGCAATCTCAGCCTCACCGAGGCCGGCAAGAAGTTCCTGGCCAAGCCTGTCTCCATCAGGTTCGTGAAGGAGCGCGACTACAGCGATTACGAGGGCGGCGCGGAGGACGAACCCATCGTGCGCCCCGGCGCCGCCGCCGATGAGAAGCTGATGACCATGCTCAAGGACCTGCGCCGCACGCAGGCGCAGAAGCTGAAGCTTCAGCCGTGGGTGCTCTTCCAGGACCCCTCGCTGGAGGAGATGACCATGCGCTACCCGGTGAGCATCGAAGAGCTCACGCAGATCACCGGCGTGGGCCCCGGCAAGGCACAGAAATTCGGCAAGCCGTTCGTCGACCTCATCGCCAAGTACGTGGAGGAGAACGAGATCGAGCGCGCCGAGGAGGTCACCGTACGCAATGTGGTGAACAAGAGCGGCAACAAGGTCCACATCATCCAGAATATCGACAAGCGCGTGCCGCTCGATGCCATCGCCCGCAGCAAGAACCTCAGCATCACCGACTTCCTCACGGAGCTGGAGAGCATCGTGATGAGCGGCACCAAGCTGGACATCAACTACCACTTGAACGACGTGCTCGAAGCCGACGCCCAAGAGGAGATCATGGACTACTTCCGAAACGCGGAGACCGACGATATCGAGACGGCATTCCAGGAGTTCGACGGCGACTTCAGCGAGCAGGAGCTGCGCATGATGCGCCTGAAGTTCATGAGCGAGGTGGCGAATTGA
- a CDS encoding CDP-alcohol phosphatidyltransferase family protein yields the protein MARFPRLPDLLTTANLGCGVASILMASQGQLTIACWLVFAGALFDVFDGLAARALGGGSELGRQLDSLADMVTFGVAPGFISAVIPWKALQLTLDAHRDFGPSTVRTGDLFGEPLWASAACAMVIAIASMWRLARFNIDTRQTSGFLGLATPANALLWAAFGSISWGIGVRFGPGANEMQNHIAAFMANPVHKLILSVVLAALMLSSIPLPSLKFKHMRWKGNEVVYLLLGLGAGLVVLYGILAVPLILIVYLLSPLWGRSVHHRGTENTEKIKL from the coding sequence ATGGCCCGGTTCCCCCGCCTCCCCGACCTGCTCACCACGGCGAACCTAGGCTGCGGGGTCGCATCCATCCTAATGGCCTCCCAAGGGCAGCTAACGATCGCGTGTTGGCTGGTGTTCGCCGGAGCGCTGTTCGATGTGTTCGATGGGCTGGCGGCCCGGGCCTTGGGCGGCGGCAGCGAATTGGGCAGGCAGCTCGACAGCCTGGCGGACATGGTGACCTTCGGGGTGGCGCCGGGGTTCATCTCGGCCGTAATCCCGTGGAAGGCGCTCCAGCTCACCCTTGATGCGCATCGAGATTTCGGTCCCTCGACCGTGCGCACCGGCGACCTGTTCGGCGAGCCGCTCTGGGCATCAGCGGCCTGCGCGATGGTCATCGCCATCGCCTCCATGTGGCGACTGGCCCGATTCAACATCGACACCCGGCAGACGAGCGGTTTCCTCGGCCTGGCCACACCCGCGAACGCGCTGCTGTGGGCGGCCTTCGGCAGCATCTCCTGGGGCATCGGGGTCCGATTCGGCCCAGGCGCCAACGAGATGCAGAACCATATCGCCGCCTTCATGGCCAACCCCGTCCATAAGCTCATCCTGAGCGTCGTGCTCGCGGCCCTCATGCTCTCCTCCATCCCGCTCCCCTCCCTGAAGTTCAAGCATATGAGATGGAAAGGCAATGAGGTGGTCTACCTGCTGCTCGGCCTTGGCGCAGGGCTTGTTGTGCTCTACGGCATTCTCGCCGTTCCTTTGATCCTGATCGTGTATCTGCTCAGCCCGCTCTGGGGAAGATCAGTTCACCACAGAGGCACCGAGAACACGGAGAAAATCAAGCTATAG
- the tatC gene encoding twin-arginine translocase subunit TatC codes for MTFLEHLEELRWTLVRSAIAVTVGFVLAFVFKSFVFENVVLAARNPRFVTYRGFCRIGEWLGMPGLCIRELGFTLQNLPVSGQFMTHMTVAFVVGIIIAFPYILWELWRFIAPGLHERERRATRHFVLAGSFLFACGVLFGYFLLSPLSVQFFGNYQVSPSVANNFALESFIGIVTQVTLWTGLVFEMPLVVQVLSRMGLIGPSVLRRYRRHSYVGILVLAAILTPPDIISQLIVAGPLMLLYEASILISARTERAMLREARAAALPNAARP; via the coding sequence ATGACATTCCTGGAGCACCTGGAGGAGCTCCGATGGACACTGGTGCGCTCCGCAATCGCGGTGACCGTCGGCTTCGTGCTGGCCTTCGTCTTCAAGTCATTCGTCTTCGAGAATGTGGTGCTCGCCGCCCGGAATCCGCGGTTCGTCACCTACAGGGGCTTCTGCCGCATCGGCGAATGGTTGGGTATGCCGGGCCTTTGCATCCGTGAACTGGGCTTCACCCTGCAGAACCTGCCCGTGAGCGGCCAATTCATGACCCACATGACCGTGGCCTTCGTGGTGGGCATCATCATCGCCTTCCCCTACATCCTTTGGGAGCTCTGGCGCTTCATCGCGCCGGGGCTGCACGAGCGGGAGCGGAGGGCCACGCGCCACTTCGTGCTCGCCGGCTCCTTCCTCTTCGCTTGCGGGGTGCTGTTCGGCTACTTCCTGCTGTCGCCCCTCAGCGTTCAGTTCTTCGGCAACTACCAGGTGAGCCCGAGCGTGGCCAACAACTTCGCGCTCGAGAGCTTCATCGGGATCGTCACCCAGGTTACGCTCTGGACGGGCCTGGTCTTCGAGATGCCGCTGGTGGTGCAGGTGCTCAGCCGCATGGGCCTCATCGGCCCATCCGTGCTGAGGCGGTACAGGCGCCACTCCTACGTGGGCATCCTGGTGCTCGCCGCCATCCTCACGCCGCCGGACATCATCAGCCAGCTCATCGTGGCCGGCCCGCTCATGCTGCTCTATGAGGCGAGCATCCTGATCAGCGCGCGCACCGAGCGCGCCATGCTGCGCGAGGCGCGCGCGGCTGCCCTCCCGAACGCCGCCCGCCCATGA
- a CDS encoding MBL fold metallo-hydrolase produces MLRIASFTFNPFQENTFVVHDGSQALLIDPGCWNTAEERDLEGWLAEQGLLPARLVLTHAHIDHVLGCAWAHRRYGLLPELHRNDLALLQMAPRQGQLYGVPCEPSPEPQRFIGEGDAIRLGDDELKVLFVPGHSPGHIALYSEAGRFVIAGDVLFKDSVGRTDLPGGDTDTLLRSIRDRLLPLGDDVRVYCGHGPDTTIGRERRSNPFLR; encoded by the coding sequence ATGCTCCGCATCGCTTCCTTCACGTTCAACCCCTTCCAGGAAAACACCTTCGTGGTTCACGATGGTTCGCAGGCCCTGCTCATCGACCCTGGGTGCTGGAACACCGCCGAGGAGCGCGATCTGGAGGGCTGGCTGGCGGAACAGGGGCTGCTGCCCGCCCGCCTGGTGCTCACCCACGCCCACATCGACCATGTGCTTGGCTGCGCATGGGCGCATCGGCGCTATGGCCTGCTGCCCGAGCTGCACCGCAATGACCTTGCGCTGCTCCAGATGGCACCGCGGCAGGGCCAGCTGTACGGGGTGCCCTGCGAACCATCACCGGAGCCGCAGCGCTTCATCGGGGAGGGCGACGCCATCCGGCTGGGCGACGATGAACTGAAGGTGCTCTTCGTCCCGGGTCATTCGCCCGGGCACATCGCCCTGTACAGTGAGGCGGGCCGCTTCGTGATCGCCGGTGATGTGCTGTTCAAGGACAGCGTGGGCCGCACCGACCTGCCGGGCGGTGACACCGATACGCTCTTGCGCAGCATCCGGGATCGGCTGCTGCCCTTGGGCGACGATGTGCGCGTGTATTGCGGTCATGGTCCGGACACCACCATCGGGCGCGAGCGGCGCTCGAATCCCTTCCTCCGCTGA
- a CDS encoding PorV/PorQ family protein — protein MRSLLLAVAVACATAARAQTDAPKYSNEFLAVGVGARALGMGNAFTAVTNDVTSGYWNPAGLLGVKGDLQVGAMHSEYFAGIAKYDYIGLAKPIDSVSTIGFSFIRFGIDNIPNTIDLIDPSGNIDYDRITTFSSADHAFILSYARKLSIPGLRVGGNAKVIYRRVGEFGKAWGFGLDAGAHYHRDRWRFSAVARDITGTFNAWSYTLDQRTIDVFEQTNNELPQNSVEVTLPRLMLGAAREFKFGKKFDLIAAVDLENTFDGRRNTLIQSSAISVDPRLGLELGYAGIVYVRAGMSNIQYVTEITDEKRLTVQPNIGIGLRIKSVSLDYALTDIGDNSVALYSNVFSLRFDLYKRPGS, from the coding sequence ATGCGCAGCCTTTTGCTGGCCGTTGCGGTGGCGTGCGCCACCGCCGCTCGGGCCCAGACCGATGCGCCCAAGTACAGCAACGAGTTCCTGGCCGTCGGGGTGGGAGCGAGGGCCTTGGGCATGGGCAATGCCTTCACGGCGGTGACCAACGACGTCACCAGCGGCTACTGGAACCCCGCAGGGCTGCTGGGGGTGAAAGGCGACCTTCAGGTGGGCGCCATGCACAGCGAGTACTTCGCCGGCATCGCCAAGTACGATTACATCGGGCTGGCCAAGCCCATCGATTCGGTGAGCACCATCGGCTTCAGCTTCATCCGATTCGGCATCGACAACATCCCCAACACCATCGACCTCATCGATCCCAGTGGCAACATCGACTACGACCGCATCACCACCTTCAGCAGCGCCGATCATGCCTTCATCCTCAGCTACGCGCGCAAGCTCAGCATCCCGGGCCTGCGCGTGGGCGGCAATGCCAAGGTGATCTATCGCCGCGTGGGGGAGTTCGGCAAGGCCTGGGGCTTCGGGCTCGATGCCGGTGCGCACTACCACCGCGACCGCTGGCGCTTCAGCGCCGTGGCGCGCGACATCACCGGCACCTTCAACGCCTGGAGCTACACCCTTGATCAGCGCACCATCGACGTGTTCGAGCAGACCAACAACGAGCTGCCGCAGAACAGCGTGGAGGTGACCCTGCCGCGCCTGATGCTCGGTGCCGCGCGCGAGTTCAAGTTCGGCAAGAAGTTCGACCTCATCGCCGCGGTGGACCTGGAGAACACCTTCGATGGGCGCCGGAACACCCTCATCCAGAGCAGCGCCATCAGCGTGGACCCCCGCTTGGGCCTGGAGCTCGGCTACGCTGGTATCGTGTACGTGCGGGCAGGGATGAGCAACATCCAGTACGTCACCGAGATCACGGATGAGAAGCGCCTCACCGTGCAGCCCAACATCGGCATCGGATTGCGCATCAAGAGCGTCTCGCTGGACTACGCGCTCACCGACATCGGCGACAACAGCGTGGCCCTCTACTCCAACGTCTTCTCCCTGCGGTTCGACCTGTACAAGCGGCCCGGCTCATGA
- the purS gene encoding phosphoribosylformylglycinamidine synthase subunit PurS, producing MKTFRASIDVMPHDNLLDPQGKAVTGAMGNLGLPEITGVRIGKHITLQVEAGDKKAAEAKVEEACKKLLANQVMEKFSFSVEEA from the coding sequence ATGAAGACCTTCCGCGCCTCCATCGACGTGATGCCCCACGACAACCTGCTGGACCCGCAAGGCAAGGCGGTGACCGGTGCCATGGGCAATCTGGGCCTGCCCGAGATCACCGGCGTGCGCATCGGCAAGCACATCACCCTGCAGGTTGAGGCCGGCGATAAGAAGGCCGCCGAAGCCAAAGTGGAGGAGGCCTGTAAAAAGCTCTTGGCCAACCAGGTGATGGAGAAATTCAGCTTCTCCGTGGAGGAGGCCTGA